From Treponema rectale, one genomic window encodes:
- a CDS encoding M16 family metallopeptidase, with translation MKTKRFFMAAFFCLVSVFVYARSTPVKGLSEYTLDNGLQVFVAENHTVPLVYIEIAVRSGAVDQTPESAGLFHLYEHMMFKGNALYNDAAAVKKAMSDLGVTQWNGTTGINRVNYFFTVPSDRIEEGMAFWNAAIRFPLMDRTEFENEKKVVLAEIEGDQAESSHKLFNYFISTFFEDAPYRLDAGGSFEAVRNATVEQLLEIKNRYYIPSNAALFIGGDVNPEEVHVLAEKIFGTWNNNGVKNEKRAQQNVNPFPVMKKAVMSYDSLSSQFVNYQLSFRGPDTDYEIEDTYAADYILTLLEKPSGSYVQSLINDKNMQIPGPEYVSASYQTTRANGTFDFSAMSYTPEGNIAENALYFSKTVTEKVLPELYGDKSLFSKAQVKEIAENIADSRLLSEETAEGLLSNLSFWWSIVPVDYYYQYSKKLQKVSWQDAQHFIKKYFYERNPMLLVLVNPEVYEAHKADFEKAGFETIDGEKNVWWKSGKYSAESDVSFHSLQTVSEEVYFPVKKESLQKKTEASAVTVKNLSNGIPVYFVKGSGSSCVSVNLGLKGGVARLERSTSGLEKALCELLSMSSQNYSAYERSLLAYKTKGSLSCSSYMTGSVLSMNCLSKYFDTVFDVYADSILNPDFNETELKKLYAGYENGVHQESVEPVQQLYKKINDYMFAGHPYDVRSYVTDFSLEGITLDNMKNLYAQVFVPENMFFLVSGDVKEKTVLKKLDSSFGKIKGTGKKTAENGEIPPLTIKSGESIVVKNENARGTAYIGRVFVSPPNTSEDYPAALIASAVYNDQLFNSVRIARSVCYTPSTMVVGSKAPYGMEFLFKVSDFKGFKKALDEAREYLKKGLVITGTDEKGIYVTEPLENMLESYKNKYINSTFHQKQTPSAASQELAYNILQFDDAGHSLKLLDMVRSLTAEQVQSVFIRYWGAEADKWFAVCDPSEAEIIKSVLNSK, from the coding sequence ATGAAAACAAAAAGATTTTTTATGGCAGCTTTTTTTTGCCTTGTATCAGTATTTGTTTATGCCCGGTCAACTCCTGTAAAAGGATTGTCTGAATATACCCTGGATAACGGACTGCAGGTTTTTGTTGCAGAAAATCATACGGTTCCTCTGGTATATATTGAAATTGCAGTAAGAAGCGGAGCTGTGGATCAGACTCCTGAGAGCGCAGGACTTTTTCATCTGTATGAGCACATGATGTTTAAGGGTAATGCCCTTTATAACGATGCTGCGGCTGTAAAGAAGGCAATGTCTGACCTGGGAGTTACCCAGTGGAACGGAACAACAGGAATTAACCGCGTCAATTATTTTTTTACTGTTCCTTCTGACCGGATTGAAGAGGGAATGGCTTTCTGGAATGCTGCCATACGTTTTCCTCTGATGGACAGAACGGAATTTGAAAATGAAAAGAAAGTTGTTCTTGCAGAAATTGAGGGAGATCAGGCAGAGTCTTCCCATAAACTTTTTAATTATTTTATCAGCACTTTTTTTGAAGATGCTCCCTACAGGCTTGATGCAGGCGGTTCTTTTGAGGCTGTAAGGAATGCAACTGTTGAACAGCTCCTTGAGATAAAAAACAGATATTATATTCCGTCAAATGCAGCTCTTTTTATCGGCGGAGATGTAAATCCGGAGGAAGTTCATGTTCTTGCAGAAAAAATTTTCGGCACCTGGAATAATAACGGTGTAAAAAATGAAAAAAGAGCACAGCAGAATGTAAATCCTTTCCCTGTGATGAAAAAGGCTGTAATGAGCTATGACTCCCTTTCTTCTCAGTTTGTAAACTATCAGCTTTCTTTCAGGGGGCCTGACACTGATTACGAAATTGAAGATACCTATGCTGCGGATTATATTCTTACACTTCTTGAAAAACCTTCCGGCAGCTACGTTCAGTCACTTATAAATGACAAAAACATGCAGATACCGGGTCCTGAATATGTCAGCGCTTCCTATCAGACGACAAGGGCAAACGGAACTTTTGATTTTTCAGCCATGTCTTATACTCCGGAAGGTAATATAGCGGAAAATGCCCTGTATTTCAGTAAAACCGTTACGGAAAAGGTCCTGCCTGAACTCTACGGTGATAAGAGTCTGTTCTCAAAGGCTCAGGTAAAGGAGATTGCAGAAAATATTGCAGATTCCAGGCTGCTGTCTGAAGAAACTGCAGAGGGGCTGCTTTCAAATTTAAGTTTCTGGTGGAGCATTGTCCCTGTTGATTATTATTACCAGTACAGCAAAAAGCTTCAGAAGGTTTCCTGGCAGGATGCGCAGCATTTTATAAAAAAATATTTCTATGAAAGAAATCCGATGCTTCTTGTTCTTGTAAACCCTGAAGTTTATGAAGCTCATAAGGCAGATTTTGAAAAAGCCGGCTTTGAAACGATAGACGGAGAAAAAAACGTATGGTGGAAGTCCGGAAAATATTCAGCAGAGTCAGATGTTTCATTTCATTCCCTTCAGACGGTTTCTGAGGAAGTGTATTTTCCCGTAAAAAAAGAAAGCCTGCAGAAAAAAACGGAAGCTTCGGCAGTTACGGTAAAGAATCTCAGTAACGGAATACCTGTATATTTTGTAAAAGGCAGCGGATCTTCCTGCGTAAGCGTAAATCTTGGCCTTAAAGGAGGTGTAGCCCGCCTTGAACGCTCAACTTCAGGTCTGGAAAAGGCTTTGTGCGAGCTTCTGTCCATGAGTTCTCAAAATTATTCAGCTTATGAAAGGTCTCTCCTTGCCTATAAAACAAAAGGCTCTCTTTCCTGCAGCAGTTACATGACTGGAAGTGTCCTGAGCATGAACTGTCTTTCAAAATATTTTGATACAGTTTTTGACGTTTATGCGGACAGTATCTTGAATCCTGATTTTAATGAAACTGAATTAAAAAAACTTTATGCCGGATACGAAAACGGAGTTCATCAGGAAAGCGTGGAACCTGTTCAGCAGCTTTATAAAAAGATTAATGATTATATGTTTGCAGGCCATCCTTATGACGTCAGAAGCTATGTTACGGATTTTTCACTGGAAGGAATTACCCTGGACAACATGAAGAATCTCTACGCCCAGGTTTTTGTTCCTGAAAACATGTTTTTCCTTGTCAGCGGTGATGTAAAAGAAAAGACCGTACTCAAAAAACTTGACTCTTCCTTTGGAAAAATAAAGGGTACCGGTAAAAAAACTGCTGAGAACGGTGAAATTCCGCCTTTAACCATAAAATCCGGAGAAAGCATTGTAGTTAAAAATGAAAATGCCCGCGGAACTGCATATATTGGAAGGGTTTTCGTGTCTCCTCCAAATACCTCAGAGGATTATCCTGCTGCCCTGATTGCTTCCGCCGTATATAATGACCAGCTTTTTAATTCTGTCAGGATTGCAAGAAGTGTCTGCTATACCCCTTCTACAATGGTTGTAGGGTCAAAGGCACCTTACGGAATGGAATTTTTATTTAAAGTCTCTGATTTTAAGGGATTTAAAAAGGCTCTGGATGAGGCACGGGAATACCTGAAGAAAGGCCTTGTCATAACCGGAACTGATGAAAAGGGCATTTATGTAACCGAACCTCTTGAAAACATGCTGGAAAGCTATAAAAACAAGTATATTAATTCTACTTTCCATCAGAAACAGACTCCTTCCGCTGCTTCACAGGAACTTGCCTATAATATCCTTCAGTTTGATGATGCCGGACACAGCCTTAAGCTGCTGGATATGGTAAGGTCTCTGACTGCGGAACAGGTTCAGTCCGTATTCATCAGGTACTGGGGGGCTGAAGCGGATAAATGGTTTGCCGTATGTGACCCTTCTGAAGCTGAAATCATAAAGTCGGTCCTTAATTCAAAATAG
- a CDS encoding ATP-dependent Clp protease proteolytic subunit: protein MKSYMKIVCDDEEKEDKKKEKGADPLTEKFLKTRQVLLSGEINEEMADGIIRQLLILDADNSDPIYIYIDSPGGDVDAGYAIFDTIRFLNSPVYTIGMGLVASAASLILLASPKERRIGFPNSHYLIHQPLSRMSGVATDIEIHAAEMAKTKAKINALIAQETGTALEKVEKDTDRDYWLNAEESVAYGLISKVITKRSELA, encoded by the coding sequence ATGAAAAGTTACATGAAGATTGTTTGTGACGATGAAGAAAAAGAGGATAAAAAGAAAGAAAAAGGTGCAGATCCTCTTACAGAAAAATTCCTTAAGACTCGTCAGGTTCTTCTTAGCGGTGAAATCAACGAAGAAATGGCAGACGGAATCATCCGTCAGCTTTTGATTCTGGATGCAGATAATTCTGATCCGATCTATATTTATATTGATAGCCCTGGCGGTGATGTTGATGCCGGATATGCTATTTTTGACACTATCCGCTTCCTTAATTCACCGGTTTATACAATCGGTATGGGACTTGTTGCAAGCGCAGCTTCCCTTATTCTTCTTGCTTCTCCAAAAGAGCGCCGTATCGGATTTCCTAACAGTCATTACCTCATTCATCAGCCTCTTAGCCGCATGAGTGGTGTTGCAACGGATATAGAGATTCATGCAGCAGAAATGGCAAAGACTAAGGCAAAAATTAATGCCCTGATAGCTCAGGAAACAGGTACTGCCCTTGAAAAAGTAGAAAAGGATACTGACCGTGACTACTGGCTTAATGCAGAAGAATCTGTTGCCTATGGTCTTATAAGTAAAGTTATTACAAAACGCAGTGAGCTTGCCTGA
- a CDS encoding GNAT family N-acetyltransferase — protein sequence MTFELTDSLESSIIFYMENQTDVFVVDASGQSVVPLKETGLDCADEDLYYSLPEWSSKDGFELLSEFTNNLHAPVARESLKRVLSGGRGVFRNFKKVIKDFPEVERQWHFYKNKSMSLRISGWYNVLRESWGLEKLELPEETETEDLVNSDFIVRPYDFSVDSENLDYGEQCLKQQFAQSLENPVLGETAAYLSGMCNPVPAENRQGFVCCTQDGEFVGCALYGYVSENLHTSVYLTDLFVFENYRGLGIGTELLSKCLDSLRKNGIQWVLFFNMVVTPPLELLLTRCEFKKLGAGYAVKLF from the coding sequence ATGACATTTGAACTTACAGATTCCCTGGAATCATCTATTATTTTTTACATGGAAAATCAAACGGATGTTTTTGTGGTAGATGCTTCTGGTCAGTCTGTCGTTCCTTTAAAGGAAACCGGCCTGGACTGTGCGGATGAGGATTTATATTATTCTCTTCCGGAATGGTCTTCAAAGGACGGTTTTGAGCTGCTTTCTGAGTTTACAAATAATCTGCATGCGCCTGTTGCTAGAGAAAGCCTTAAGCGCGTTCTTTCAGGCGGAAGGGGGGTGTTCAGGAATTTTAAGAAAGTTATAAAAGATTTTCCGGAAGTTGAGCGTCAGTGGCACTTTTATAAGAATAAAAGCATGAGCCTTCGTATCAGCGGATGGTATAACGTTTTACGTGAATCCTGGGGGCTGGAAAAACTTGAACTCCCTGAAGAGACTGAAACCGAAGATCTTGTAAACAGTGATTTTATTGTCCGTCCTTATGATTTTTCGGTGGATTCTGAAAATTTGGATTACGGAGAACAGTGTCTGAAACAGCAGTTTGCACAGAGTTTGGAAAATCCGGTACTTGGAGAAACGGCTGCATATTTGTCAGGGATGTGTAATCCCGTACCTGCAGAAAACAGACAGGGCTTTGTATGCTGTACACAGGACGGAGAGTTTGTAGGCTGTGCCCTATATGGATATGTTTCAGAAAATTTGCACACTTCAGTTTATCTGACTGATCTGTTTGTTTTTGAGAATTACCGTGGTTTGGGAATCGGAACTGAGCTTCTTTCTAAGTGTCTTGATTCCCTTAGAAAAAACGGAATTCAGTGGGTCCTTTTTTTTAATATGGTTGTGACCCCGCCGCTGGAACTTTTACTAACCCGGTGTGAATTTAAGAAACTGGGAGCCGGTTACGCGGTAAAATTGTTTTAA
- a CDS encoding DbpA RNA binding domain-containing protein, with the protein MAFNRGNGFIVNEEQITALLEDTLKSVESAGEEDIKALNAIKKLFKKVPFSRRKYVTAMLVKQAILSGRGGRFAHKDDRRNRYEQHGETSRAKFDSASGEKFERAPRVRIDKDVSTSIFISIGKYSHVYKKDIVGILVSVAHLDHDRIGDIRLFPKYSFVQLYKEDCKKVIDALNGYEYRGRKLSVDYAQQKGEEAAAEYSETAAEEKIPENVTNFGHGTVSESSESDKIAAEQTAFAASMASAPVEESVAPYSETTDDGQVKSHFGDGAAY; encoded by the coding sequence ATGGCTTTTAATCGTGGAAATGGATTTATTGTGAATGAAGAACAGATTACTGCTTTACTGGAAGATACTTTGAAATCTGTGGAGAGTGCCGGAGAAGAGGATATTAAGGCCCTTAATGCCATCAAGAAACTTTTTAAGAAAGTTCCTTTCTCACGCAGAAAGTATGTTACAGCCATGCTTGTAAAGCAGGCAATTCTCAGCGGAAGAGGAGGACGGTTTGCTCATAAGGATGACCGCCGCAACCGCTATGAACAGCATGGAGAAACTTCCCGTGCAAAGTTTGATTCTGCTTCAGGAGAAAAATTTGAAAGAGCTCCAAGAGTAAGAATTGATAAAGATGTTTCTACATCTATTTTTATCAGCATCGGTAAGTATTCTCATGTATACAAGAAAGATATCGTAGGAATTCTTGTAAGTGTTGCTCATCTTGATCATGACCGTATCGGTGACATCAGGCTTTTCCCTAAGTATTCTTTTGTTCAGCTTTATAAAGAAGACTGCAAGAAAGTAATTGATGCACTTAATGGATATGAATACCGCGGAAGAAAACTTTCTGTTGACTATGCACAGCAGAAGGGTGAAGAAGCTGCTGCTGAATATTCAGAAACTGCTGCAGAAGAAAAAATTCCTGAAAACGTAACTAATTTTGGTCATGGTACAGTTTCAGAATCTTCTGAATCAGATAAAATTGCTGCAGAACAGACAGCTTTTGCTGCTTCAATGGCAAGCGCACCTGTAGAAGAATCGGTTGCTCCTTATTCAGAAACAACTGATGACGGACAGGTAAAGTCTCACTTTGGTGATGGTGCTGCATATTGA
- a CDS encoding MBL fold metallo-hydrolase, whose product MISVIHTGPYGVNTLIVPLSGPYVFVVDPACCSQCGDERAVTSFLKNNSYIPLAFILTHGHYDHVAGLPVMKEAYPDVPVLIHEKDRERIGKSGFDFQSADIAAAGLSSLAEVYKNLPESDGNLTDGSNLYDCLKESGVTPGNAEAEEALKKWSVLWTPGHTMGSVCLYNEEAEEFISGDTVFYGAWGRTDLAGGSDSLMADSLKKIYRTVKDSALVYPGHDYCGFELKEFFTFLSRF is encoded by the coding sequence TTGATCAGTGTAATTCATACAGGGCCCTACGGAGTTAATACTTTAATAGTACCTCTGTCGGGGCCTTATGTTTTTGTTGTAGATCCGGCATGCTGTTCTCAGTGCGGAGACGAGCGTGCCGTTACTTCATTCTTAAAAAATAATTCCTATATTCCCCTCGCTTTTATACTTACTCACGGTCATTATGATCATGTTGCCGGTCTTCCGGTGATGAAGGAAGCTTATCCTGATGTTCCTGTACTTATTCATGAAAAAGACAGGGAGCGCATCGGTAAATCGGGTTTTGATTTTCAGTCAGCAGATATTGCAGCAGCCGGACTGTCTTCTCTTGCTGAAGTTTACAAAAACCTTCCTGAAAGTGACGGTAATCTGACTGACGGCAGTAATCTTTACGACTGCTTAAAAGAATCCGGAGTTACTCCAGGTAATGCAGAAGCAGAAGAGGCTTTAAAAAAGTGGTCTGTTCTATGGACTCCAGGACACACCATGGGGTCTGTCTGTCTTTATAATGAAGAAGCAGAAGAGTTCATTTCTGGTGATACAGTTTTTTACGGTGCCTGGGGAAGAACTGATCTTGCCGGCGGCAGTGACTCTCTTATGGCGGACAGCCTGAAAAAAATTTACCGTACTGTTAAGGACTCTGCTCTTGTTTATCCGGGACATGACTATTGCGGATTTGAGCTTAAGGAGTTTTTTACTTTTTTGAGCCGCTTTTAA
- a CDS encoding YfcE family phosphodiesterase, producing the protein MNSLIQQLNLLIGNTQAMESLAQKDEATVLIVSDSHGQYYRLLDITSAFGTQCDAMIFCGDGCGDMIYLLEEAVADKEFAEKVPSVIGLVEGNNDSDSYSFALNPETINRIRCPLRNTMKVCGHNIFFTHGHRCSLFYGSDELVEMSKTENADVVLFGHTHIACSELKAPKINVINPGSISLPRSGQPPCFATLRLKKNSSFADVTFYQITAKGYIPFIPREIW; encoded by the coding sequence ATGAACTCACTCATACAACAGCTTAATCTGCTCATCGGAAATACACAGGCAATGGAGTCTCTGGCACAAAAAGACGAAGCCACAGTTCTTATAGTGTCAGATTCTCACGGGCAGTACTACAGACTTCTTGATATAACCTCTGCTTTTGGAACTCAGTGTGACGCCATGATATTCTGCGGAGACGGATGCGGTGACATGATTTACCTGCTTGAAGAAGCAGTTGCTGACAAAGAATTTGCAGAAAAAGTTCCTTCTGTAATTGGTCTTGTAGAAGGCAACAATGACAGTGACAGCTACAGTTTTGCACTTAATCCCGAAACTATAAACCGCATAAGATGTCCTTTAAGAAATACAATGAAAGTATGTGGCCATAATATATTTTTTACCCACGGACACAGATGTTCCCTTTTTTACGGCTCTGATGAACTTGTAGAAATGTCAAAAACAGAAAATGCAGACGTCGTTCTTTTCGGACATACTCACATAGCCTGCAGTGAATTAAAGGCCCCTAAAATAAATGTAATAAATCCAGGAAGCATTTCACTGCCCCGTTCAGGACAGCCGCCATGCTTTGCCACGCTGAGATTAAAGAAAAACTCCTCTTTTGCAGACGTAACTTTTTATCAGATAACGGCAAAAGGATACATACCGTTCATTCCCCGGGAAATATGGTAG
- a CDS encoding FecR domain-containing protein has product MKLKKLFTALTFSAVSVISASAFDVTFVSTTGKVEFQDGGIWVQAQKGDVVEQGTVISTGYKSSAVIRSQNSTFTIGPMTRITLEKLTKQDGRENTQLFIDSGSIQSDVKSGNKFKVRSAVATASVRGTSFKFLSSGRLHVTKGLVALSPAESKRAEIAEKISDSVQNKDPVQPEADSEKPAETKTSIFTSTAEVGEVKGVPVYENQTSTLNAAGTSFSSPAQEKSKEVTTLTSSTSKASETEAASTASAASGIIQGTNSTPENTSVTFTVSIED; this is encoded by the coding sequence ATGAAATTAAAGAAATTATTTACAGCTCTTACTTTTTCAGCTGTTTCAGTTATAAGTGCGTCAGCTTTTGATGTTACTTTTGTTTCCACAACAGGAAAAGTTGAATTTCAGGACGGCGGCATCTGGGTTCAGGCACAGAAAGGAGATGTTGTTGAGCAGGGGACCGTAATTTCTACAGGCTATAAATCATCAGCCGTAATACGTTCACAGAATTCAACTTTTACAATCGGTCCTATGACACGCATTACTCTTGAAAAACTGACAAAACAGGATGGCAGGGAAAACACCCAGCTGTTCATAGACAGCGGTTCCATTCAGTCTGATGTAAAAAGCGGCAACAAATTCAAAGTTCGCTCGGCAGTTGCAACCGCTTCTGTACGCGGAACAAGTTTTAAGTTTCTGTCATCCGGAAGGCTTCACGTTACAAAAGGTCTCGTGGCATTAAGTCCTGCAGAATCAAAGAGAGCCGAGATTGCAGAAAAAATATCTGATTCCGTACAAAATAAAGATCCGGTACAGCCTGAAGCAGATTCAGAAAAACCAGCAGAAACGAAAACTTCGATATTTACGTCTACTGCAGAAGTCGGAGAAGTCAAGGGAGTTCCAGTCTATGAAAACCAGACCTCTACCCTGAATGCAGCAGGAACCTCCTTCTCTTCTCCTGCCCAGGAAAAATCTAAGGAAGTTACAACCCTTACTTCAAGTACGTCAAAAGCTTCAGAAACAGAAGCTGCTTCAACAGCCTCTGCCGCATCAGGCATTATTCAGGGAACAAATTCTACTCCTGAAAATACCAGCGTAACATTTACTGTTTCAATTGAAGACTGA
- a CDS encoding adenylate/guanylate cyclase domain-containing protein, which yields MEQNKNSKNNGKLLKSSLAVVFILFLLCFASGFFNIFQKFEYRMYDSMLHLHEDIPQNESICILDIDDDSLSYLGSWPWKRDIMTEVLYRLRELGAETAVFDIEYLDESALAVDDNLKQTVSDEFEKIFLTLDSAADRDELGQAIYDGQQKITDGFSLNYDDEFGKAVEFFGNAFLTVNLRDIGVKRTQEDLDYVRNRFLFRNVEDPGNVINAGNQSVWMDEDDTHSRGFVPALNRIISHAEGAGFTNVVVDRDGVRRRVELLNYVDGKYVLQLAFSPLVHNLGVTQILRKKHSIILKNARFPGSQSPEDIEIPVDSQGCMLINWSHSLYLDSFNHVPVYYIYDLYNGEKRIASDFDLILNSDHIDYDSLTDSEISLFERISMLSDRYADVCSMKDSLKLKCSGFDAAGESIKRGRRGGGLTQEDYDSYFGERRTFFEDCLEVSEEILSDESLCRFVEITDFASHVKSYCSGFQALAEVLDGKFCLIGNSASASTDLGVTPFEKRYANLGTHANVLNTIVQKKFITELHWMWGLAAAFVFVILVVFFTKNLTPASRNLLGLLYLCIVPASCASLMIFKSLYVPLILPLIFVAAVYLSQLIINFLAVEDDKNFIKGAFSQCLSADVVNDIIKDPSSLRLGGYTYEMSAIFTDIQKFSGFSEFLTPQELVAFLNYYLTDMSDIIISERGTVDKYEGDAIVAFVGAPVQMQDHAVRACNAALKMKKAEKRMNEEIVEYASGKRSDLIDNDLLTAFRKMVKNGRNLFTRIGINSGDMVAGFMGSSNKKNYTMMGNNVNLASRLEGVNKQYSTGGILISAGTREKLDDSFIVRKLDRVRVVNVKTPLRLYELVAFKSEADEELLSYMKNWETAMDTFEARDYEKALKMFRFLSSKDPSDNVAKYYSVMIADYFIKGKYPVRDDDFGVEYDPSDGVFTLLQK from the coding sequence ATGGAACAAAATAAAAATTCAAAGAATAACGGGAAATTGCTGAAATCGTCCCTTGCAGTTGTATTTATTCTCTTTTTGTTGTGTTTTGCATCCGGTTTTTTCAATATTTTTCAGAAATTTGAATACCGAATGTATGATTCCATGCTTCACCTGCATGAGGATATTCCTCAAAATGAATCAATATGTATTCTTGATATAGATGATGATTCCCTTTCTTATCTCGGTTCCTGGCCGTGGAAAAGGGACATAATGACTGAAGTTCTGTACAGGCTCAGGGAACTGGGGGCTGAAACTGCCGTATTCGATATTGAATACCTGGATGAATCTGCTCTGGCGGTAGATGATAATCTTAAGCAGACGGTAAGCGATGAGTTTGAAAAGATTTTCCTTACGCTTGATTCAGCGGCAGACAGGGATGAACTGGGACAGGCAATATACGACGGACAGCAGAAAATTACTGACGGCTTCAGTCTGAATTATGATGATGAATTCGGTAAGGCCGTTGAATTTTTTGGTAATGCTTTTCTTACGGTTAACCTCAGGGATATTGGCGTTAAGCGTACTCAGGAAGATCTTGATTACGTAAGGAACCGGTTTTTATTCAGGAATGTAGAGGATCCGGGCAACGTAATTAATGCAGGCAATCAGTCCGTATGGATGGATGAAGATGATACTCATTCAAGGGGCTTTGTTCCTGCCCTGAACAGAATTATTTCTCACGCAGAGGGCGCAGGCTTTACGAATGTCGTTGTTGACAGGGACGGTGTAAGGCGCAGGGTTGAGCTTTTAAATTATGTTGACGGAAAATATGTTCTTCAGCTGGCTTTTTCACCCCTCGTGCACAATCTCGGTGTTACTCAAATACTCCGTAAGAAGCACAGCATCATATTAAAGAATGCCCGTTTTCCGGGTTCCCAGTCTCCGGAAGATATAGAAATTCCGGTAGATTCTCAGGGGTGCATGCTTATAAACTGGTCTCATTCTTTGTATCTGGACAGCTTTAACCATGTTCCCGTTTATTACATCTATGATTTATATAATGGAGAAAAACGTATTGCTTCAGATTTTGATCTGATACTGAACAGTGATCATATAGATTACGACAGCCTTACGGATTCAGAAATCAGCCTTTTTGAACGCATTTCCATGCTTTCTGACCGTTATGCAGATGTCTGTTCAATGAAGGATTCCTTAAAATTAAAGTGCTCGGGCTTTGATGCTGCCGGAGAAAGTATAAAGAGAGGACGCAGGGGAGGCGGTCTTACTCAGGAGGACTACGACTCGTACTTTGGTGAGCGCAGGACATTTTTTGAAGACTGTCTTGAAGTTTCTGAAGAAATTCTTTCAGATGAAAGTCTCTGTCGTTTTGTAGAAATTACGGATTTTGCAAGTCATGTAAAAAGCTACTGCAGCGGTTTTCAGGCTCTGGCAGAGGTTCTTGACGGAAAATTCTGTCTGATAGGTAACTCTGCTTCTGCAAGTACAGATTTAGGTGTTACTCCTTTTGAAAAGCGGTATGCAAATCTTGGAACTCACGCAAACGTTCTCAATACGATCGTTCAGAAAAAATTCATAACTGAACTTCACTGGATGTGGGGACTTGCTGCGGCATTTGTATTTGTAATTCTTGTGGTCTTTTTTACAAAGAATCTTACTCCTGCAAGCAGAAACCTCCTGGGCCTGCTGTATCTGTGTATCGTACCGGCTTCCTGTGCGTCTTTAATGATATTCAAGAGTCTTTATGTTCCTCTGATTCTTCCACTTATTTTTGTAGCTGCAGTTTATCTTTCTCAATTGATAATAAACTTTCTTGCCGTTGAAGATGATAAGAATTTTATAAAGGGCGCTTTCAGTCAGTGTCTTTCTGCAGATGTAGTAAATGACATCATAAAAGATCCTTCCAGCCTCAGACTCGGAGGTTATACTTACGAAATGTCGGCAATCTTTACTGACATCCAGAAGTTCTCTGGTTTTTCAGAATTCCTTACTCCTCAGGAACTTGTTGCTTTCCTTAATTATTATCTTACAGATATGTCAGATATAATAATCAGTGAACGTGGAACTGTAGATAAATATGAAGGAGATGCCATCGTTGCTTTTGTGGGTGCTCCGGTTCAGATGCAGGATCATGCTGTAAGGGCCTGCAATGCGGCGTTAAAAATGAAAAAAGCAGAGAAACGCATGAATGAAGAAATTGTAGAGTATGCTTCCGGTAAGCGTTCTGATTTGATAGACAATGATCTTCTTACGGCATTCAGAAAGATGGTAAAAAACGGCAGAAACCTTTTTACCCGTATAGGAATTAATTCCGGAGACATGGTTGCCGGATTCATGGGGTCATCAAATAAAAAGAATTATACAATGATGGGAAACAATGTAAACCTTGCATCCCGTCTTGAGGGAGTAAACAAGCAGTATTCAACAGGAGGAATACTCATCAGTGCCGGTACCAGGGAAAAACTTGATGATTCGTTCATCGTACGTAAACTTGACCGGGTTAGGGTTGTAAATGTAAAGACTCCCCTCAGACTTTATGAACTTGTGGCCTTTAAATCAGAAGCTGATGAAGAACTGCTTTCTTACATGAAAAACTGGGAAACTGCCATGGATACATTTGAAGCCCGGGATTATGAAAAGGCTCTTAAAATGTTCAGGTTCCTCAGTTCAAAGGATCCTTCTGACAATGTGGCAAAGTATTATTCCGTAATGATTGCAGATTATTTTATAAAAGGAAAGTATCCTGTCAGGGATGATGATTTTGGCGTTGAATATGATCCTTCTGACGGAGTATTTACACTTTTACAGAAATAA
- the ybaK gene encoding Cys-tRNA(Pro) deacylase has protein sequence MKKTNAMRILDGLKIPYESAEYDDDGEHKLEHGAAGMTAEKLGIDPARVFKTIVMRTETKETVVFCQNALCEINLKKARNACGAKEVTPVKQEELLALTGYVRGGCSPLGMKRQFRTFIDQSALDCDKVYVSAGQRGVQLCLAPENLIKACNAVVTDLKL, from the coding sequence ATGAAAAAAACTAATGCAATGCGGATTCTGGACGGACTGAAAATTCCTTATGAATCTGCTGAATATGATGACGACGGTGAACATAAGCTTGAACACGGTGCAGCCGGCATGACTGCGGAAAAACTCGGGATAGACCCTGCCCGGGTTTTTAAGACAATAGTCATGCGTACTGAAACAAAAGAAACTGTGGTATTCTGTCAGAATGCTCTTTGTGAGATAAATCTTAAAAAAGCAAGAAATGCCTGCGGTGCAAAAGAGGTAACTCCGGTAAAACAGGAGGAACTTCTTGCTCTTACAGGTTATGTCCGGGGAGGATGTTCTCCTCTGGGAATGAAAAGACAGTTCAGGACTTTTATTGACCAGTCAGCTCTTGACTGTGATAAGGTTTATGTAAGTGCAGGGCAGAGGGGCGTTCAGCTTTGTCTTGCTCCTGAAAATTTAATAAAGGCCTGCAACGCAGTCGTTACAGACCTTAAACTCTGA